A window from Aquabacterium sp. NJ1 encodes these proteins:
- the mlaD gene encoding outer membrane lipid asymmetry maintenance protein MlaD — translation MQKSKHDVWVGLFVLIGAAAILFLALKAGNLLTLSFDSGYTVVARFDNIGGLKRQAAVKSAGVVVGRVQSITFDTKTYQAQVELALNKGVTFPKDTSAKILTAGLLGEQYIGLEPGYGETNLVAGDTIKSTQSAIVLENLISQFLYSKAAEGSGGKEGQK, via the coding sequence ATGCAAAAATCAAAACATGATGTGTGGGTGGGCCTGTTCGTGCTGATTGGCGCGGCTGCCATCCTGTTTCTCGCCCTCAAGGCCGGCAACCTGCTGACCTTGTCGTTTGACAGTGGCTACACCGTGGTGGCCCGCTTTGACAACATCGGTGGCCTCAAGCGCCAGGCTGCGGTCAAGAGCGCCGGCGTGGTCGTGGGCCGCGTGCAGTCCATCACGTTCGACACCAAGACCTACCAGGCCCAGGTCGAGTTGGCGCTCAACAAGGGCGTGACTTTTCCGAAAGACACTTCAGCGAAGATCCTGACCGCTGGTTTGCTGGGCGAGCAATACATCGGTCTGGAGCCTGGCTACGGTGAGACCAATCTGGTCGCTGGCGACACGATCAAGAGCACCCAGTCGGCCATCGTCCTCGAAAATCTGATCAGCCAGTTCCTCTACAGCAAGGCCGCTGAAGGGAGCGGCGGCAAGGAGGGGCAGAAATGA